One Felis catus isolate Fca126 chromosome D1, F.catus_Fca126_mat1.0, whole genome shotgun sequence DNA segment encodes these proteins:
- the MS4A10 gene encoding membrane-spanning 4-domains subfamily A member 10: protein MAGSSQWRSQGQLRSLAQVLAAEGYGVATVIPRPEVRELPPWQTPSPTQPGQRYLPQELSPPGFLPPAWHQQKPRKRSSLLKELGAFHVVMALLHLFFGTYLVSTVTDLHLVVLKSWYPFWGAASFLISGILVITTDMVSKTYLKILCLTAHGVSFFCVLAGLFVIAKDLFLERTFDFPIWTPYPNSTVYIQRLELALLCFSLLEFFLLSSTAVTVCRAGRRSAEEGDLSFAPDTSSWGLQGPPMSPPPAYGDVTMTWGDM, encoded by the exons ATGGCTGGAAGCTCCCAGTGGAGGTCCCAGGGCCAG CTAAGGTCCTTGGCCCAAGTCCTGGCAGCAGAAGGCTATGGAGTGGCCACAGTTATTCCCAGACCGGAAGTGAGGGAGCTCCCGCCATGGCAGACCCCCAGCCCAACACAGCCCGGCCAGAGATACCTACCCCAGGAGCTGAGCCCACCGGgcttcctgcctccagcctggCACCAGCAGAAGCCCAGGAAGAGGAGCAGCCTTCTCAAGGAGCTGGGC GCCTTCCATGTTGTCATGGCTCTGCTGCACTTGTTCTTTGGGACTTACCTGGTCTCTACTGTCACGGATCTTCACCTGGTGGTGCTGAAGTCTTGGTATCCGTTCTGGGGGGCTGCCTCT TTTCTCATTTCAGGGATCTTGGTGATAACGACGGACATGGTCTCGAAGACTTATCTG AAGATACTTTGCCTGACAGCACACGGCGTCAGCTTCTTCTGCGTGCTAGCGGGCCTCTTTGTCATTGCCAAAGATCTCTTCCTGGAGAGGACGTTTGATTTCCCGATCTGGACCCCGTACCCCAACAGCACA gtcTACATCCAGAGGCTGGAGCTGGCTCtgctctgcttctccctcctgGAGTTCTTCCTGCTGAGCTCCACGGCGGTCACAGTCTGCAGGGCTGGCCGCCGGTCTGCAGAG GAAGGTGACTTATCCTTTGCTCCGGACACATCGTCGTGGGGGCTCCAGGGGCCACCGATGAGTCCTCCACCAGCCTATGGGGATGTGACTATGACTTGGGGTGACATGTAA